From Lagopus muta isolate bLagMut1 chromosome 12, bLagMut1 primary, whole genome shotgun sequence, one genomic window encodes:
- the IST1 gene encoding IST1 homolog, which produces MLGSGFKAERLRVNLRLVINRLKLLEKKKTELAQKARKEIADYLAAGKDERARIRVEHIIREDYLVEAMEILELYCDLLLARFGLIQSMKELDSGLAEAVSTLIWAAPRLQSEVAELKIVADQLCAKYSKEYGKLCRTNQIGTVNDRLMHKLSVEAPPKILVERYLIEIAKNYNVPYEPDSVVMAEAPAGIEADLIDVGFTDDVKKGGHGGGGGGGFTAPLVGLDGLLPVPMPMPMPSTNPPFSYPPPKGLENFNGLPVGTYQPFTNIHPPPIPANPPTYESIDEPNADKDAASASVAGPGPKPEASPKPRVGPPNTIDNFVLPELPSVPDTLPTASAGANSSASEDIDFDDLSRRFEELKKKT; this is translated from the exons ATGTTGGGCTCTGGATTCAAGGCTGAGCGCCTGCGTGTCAACCTACGCCTTGTCATCAATCGCCTcaaactgctggaaaaaaagaaga CTGAATTGGCCCAGAAGGCAAGGAAGGAGATTGCAGATTATCTGGCAGCTGGAAAAGATGAGCGTGCTAGGATTCGTGTGGAGCACATCATCCGTGAAGATTACCTTGTGGAGGCCATGGAGATCCTGGAGCTGTACTGCGATCTACTGCTAGCCCGCTTTGGCTTGATTCAGTCCATGAA GGAGCTGGACTCTGGCCTGGCAGAAGCAGTGTCTACACTGATTTGGGCTGCACCACGACTCCAGTCAGAAGTGGCCGAGTTGAAGATT gtTGCTGACCAGCTGTGCGCCAAATACAGCAAGGAGTATGGGAAGCTGTGCCGCACAAACCAGATTGGAACAGTTAATGACAGG CTGATGCACAAGCTGAGTGTGGAGGCACCTCCCAAGATTCTGGTGGAGAGATACCTCATTGAAATTGCCAAGAACTACAATGTTCCCTATGAACCTGACTCAGTGGTGATG gcTGAAGCCCCTGCAGGCATTGAGGCAGATCTGATTGATGTGGGGTTCACAGATGATGTGAAGAAAGGTGGCCATGGAgggggaggaggtggtggatttACAGCCCCGCTGGTTGGTCTTGATGGTTTACTGCCTGTGCCGATGCCTATGCCCATGCCGTCAACAAATCCTCCTTTCTCCTATCCACCTCCAAAGGGACTG GAGAACTTCAACGGCCTGCCAGTGGGAACCTACCAGCCTTTTACTAACATTCATCCACCACCAATTCCAGCAAACCCACCAACATATGAATCT ATTGATGAGCCTAATGCTGACAAGGATGCTGCTTCTGCATCGGTGGCAG GGCCTGGACCTAAGCCTGAAGCTTCTCCAAAACCAAGAGTGGGACCTCCTAATACCATTGATAATTTTGTGTTGCCTGAATTACCTTCTGTGCCAGATACACTACCAACAGCATCTGCTGGTGCCAATTCTTCTGCCTCTGAAGACATTGACTTTGATGATCTTTCTCGGAGATTTGAGGagctaaagaagaaaacataa
- the DHODH gene encoding dihydroorotate dehydrogenase (quinone), mitochondrial isoform X1, protein MRRRLRLLTAALGGCGLLLLGSALAAGDERLYAAAVMPALRAVPPEAAHGLALRAAALGLLPPARPDSPTLEVRVLGLRFRNPLGLAAGFDKHGEAVDGLYRMGFGFVEVGTVTPEPQEGNPKPRVFRLVEDEAVINRYGFNSHGHAVVERRLRARQEAQLKLTTVGMPLGVNLGKNKSSTDAAADYVAGVQKLGPLADYLVVNVSSPNTPGLRDLQGKAELRDLLTKVLAERDMLSCERKPAVLVKIAPDLTEQDKQDIAGVVCEVGVDGLIVSNTTISRPSGLQSTQRLESGGLSGKPLRELSTQTVREMYALTHGQVPIIGVGGVSSGRDALEKIRAGASLVQMYTALVYLGPPVVGAVKRELEELLRGSRASWKQLEQITGADRLQDRGLAKRSHGKPGMAVMFPE, encoded by the exons ATGCGGCGGCGCCTGCGGCTGTTGACGGCGGCGCTGGGAGGCTgcgggctgctgctgctgggctcggCGCTGGCGGCGGGCGACGAGCGGCTCTACGCCGCGGCGGTGATGCCCGCGCTCCGTGCCGTCCCCCCGGAGGCCGCCCACGGCTTGGCCCTGCGCGCCGCCGCTCTCGGGCTTCTACCGCCCGCCCGTCCCGACAGCCCCACGCTG GAGGTGCGCGTCCTCGGGCTCCGGTTCCGCAACCCGCTGGGACTGGCGGCTGGTTTTGACAAACACGGCGAGGCTGTGGACGGGCTGTACAGGATGGGCTTCGGCTTTGTGGAGGTGGGAACGGTCACGCCCGAGCCTCAGGAGGGCAACCCCAAGCCCAGAGTCTTTCGGCTGGTGGAGGATGAGGCAGTCATTAACAG ATATGGATTCAACAGCCATGGCCATGCTGTGGTGGAGCGTAGGCTGCGGGCCCGCCAGGAGGCACAGCTCAAGCTCACAACTG TGGGAATGCCTCTTGGAGTCAACCTGGGCAAGAACAAGAGCTCTACAGATGCTGCAGCTGACTACGTGGCTGGAGTCCAGAAGCTGGGCCCCTTGGCTGACTACTTGGTTGTGAACGTGTCAAGCCCAAATACTCCGGGGCTGCGGGACCTTCAGGGCAAGGCTGAGCTGCGGGACCTGCTGACCAAG gtgctggcagagAGGGACATGCTGTCATGTGAGCGTAAGCCAGCCGTGCTGGTGAAGATTGCCCCGGATCTCACAGAGCAGGACAAGCAGGACATAGCTGGTGTTGTGTGTGAG gTTGGTGTGGATGGACTGATTGTCAGCAACACCACCATCAGTCGCCCCAGTGGCCTCCAGAGCACACAGCGCCTGGAGTCTGGGGGTCTCAGTGGGAAGCCCCTGCGGGAGCTCTCCACACAGACAGTGCGGGAGATGTATGCCCTCACCCACG GCCAAGTGCCCATCATTGGGGTGGGTGGGGTGAGCAGTGGCCGTGATGCTTTGGAGAAGATCCGTGCTGGAGCTTCGCTTGTACAGATGTACACAGCATTAGTGTACCTTGGGCCCCCAGTGGTGGGGGCCGTGAAAcgggagctggaggagctgctgag GGGTTCAAGAGCGTCATGGAAGCAGTTGGAGCAGATCACCGGCGCTGACAGATTGCAGGATCGAGGTCTAGCTAAGAGGAGCCATGGCAAACCAGGAATGGCTGTGATGTTTCCAGAGTAG
- the DHODH gene encoding dihydroorotate dehydrogenase (quinone), mitochondrial isoform X2, translated as MRRRLRLLTAALGGCGLLLLGSALAAGDERLYAAAVMPALRAVPPEAAHGLALRAAALGLLPPARPDSPTLEVRVLGLRFRNPLGLAAGFDKHGEAVDGLYRMGFGFVEVGTVTPEPQEGNPKPRVFRLVEDEAVINRYGFNSHGHAVVERRLRARQEAQLKLTTVGMPLGVNLGKNKSSTDAAADYVAGVQKLGPLADYLVVNVSSPNTPGLRDLQGKAELRDLLTKVLAERDMLSCERKPAVLVKIAPDLTEQDKQDIAGVVCEVGVDGLIVSNTTISRPSGLQSTQRLESGGLSGKPLRELSTQTVREMYALTHGQVPIIGVGGVSSGRDALEKIRAGASLVQMYTALVYLGPPVVGAVKRELEELLREQGFKSVMEAVGADHRR; from the exons ATGCGGCGGCGCCTGCGGCTGTTGACGGCGGCGCTGGGAGGCTgcgggctgctgctgctgggctcggCGCTGGCGGCGGGCGACGAGCGGCTCTACGCCGCGGCGGTGATGCCCGCGCTCCGTGCCGTCCCCCCGGAGGCCGCCCACGGCTTGGCCCTGCGCGCCGCCGCTCTCGGGCTTCTACCGCCCGCCCGTCCCGACAGCCCCACGCTG GAGGTGCGCGTCCTCGGGCTCCGGTTCCGCAACCCGCTGGGACTGGCGGCTGGTTTTGACAAACACGGCGAGGCTGTGGACGGGCTGTACAGGATGGGCTTCGGCTTTGTGGAGGTGGGAACGGTCACGCCCGAGCCTCAGGAGGGCAACCCCAAGCCCAGAGTCTTTCGGCTGGTGGAGGATGAGGCAGTCATTAACAG ATATGGATTCAACAGCCATGGCCATGCTGTGGTGGAGCGTAGGCTGCGGGCCCGCCAGGAGGCACAGCTCAAGCTCACAACTG TGGGAATGCCTCTTGGAGTCAACCTGGGCAAGAACAAGAGCTCTACAGATGCTGCAGCTGACTACGTGGCTGGAGTCCAGAAGCTGGGCCCCTTGGCTGACTACTTGGTTGTGAACGTGTCAAGCCCAAATACTCCGGGGCTGCGGGACCTTCAGGGCAAGGCTGAGCTGCGGGACCTGCTGACCAAG gtgctggcagagAGGGACATGCTGTCATGTGAGCGTAAGCCAGCCGTGCTGGTGAAGATTGCCCCGGATCTCACAGAGCAGGACAAGCAGGACATAGCTGGTGTTGTGTGTGAG gTTGGTGTGGATGGACTGATTGTCAGCAACACCACCATCAGTCGCCCCAGTGGCCTCCAGAGCACACAGCGCCTGGAGTCTGGGGGTCTCAGTGGGAAGCCCCTGCGGGAGCTCTCCACACAGACAGTGCGGGAGATGTATGCCCTCACCCACG GCCAAGTGCCCATCATTGGGGTGGGTGGGGTGAGCAGTGGCCGTGATGCTTTGGAGAAGATCCGTGCTGGAGCTTCGCTTGTACAGATGTACACAGCATTAGTGTACCTTGGGCCCCCAGTGGTGGGGGCCGTGAAAcgggagctggaggagctgctgag GGAACAGGGGTTCAAGAGCGTCATGGAAGCAGTTGGAGCAGATCACCGGCGCTGA